A region of the Thiomicrorhabdus sp. genome:
AATAAAGTAAGTAGTTTTCAAACAGTACATTAATGTCATCGTCGATATAGTCGATTAAGGAGCCATTGCCGACTCCTAAATGATATATATCTTGGTGTTTTGAAAAATAATACTCTTGCAATGTTGATGATAGATTTTTAGGCATTCCTATATGTAAATAATTAAGCACAATTACTCCTTACTGCAATTCCGAAACCACTAGCACCAAAAGAGTTTCCGTTATACAACATCACAAACTTATCATCGGAAAGCCTTGTTATTGAGCAATATTCAATCATTTCTGAATCCCAGCCTTCTTCAGATGTAGAAATACCTTCTTTTTCATCATCTCTCGTCCAGTTTATGCCATCTTGAGATATCGCATAGCCTATAGTGTAGTGTTCCCCATCTTTTGAACGATAGTTAATACTACCTCGAGTTGAATACCACATATGATACAAACCATTTTCTTTTACGACCCAAGGTCGCCCAATAGCCTCCCCTTCAAATTTATAGTCAATTACAGGTGCCGTTGTTTTACTCCAGTGGATTCCATCAATAGATTCTGCATACCGTATCAAATACAAGGGTTCAGGTTTACCTTCAACAATAGTCCACCCCGTACACGATACATACCACATTTTAAATATTTCTTCATCTCTGATAACGCATGGAGCGGTATTAAAATATATTTCATCAAGTCCCCTATCAAGTAAAGGACCCTCTGAATACTTCTTAAAAGTTCTCCCCCTATCAACACTTATTGCCAATCCAATTGACAATCTATATGAAACGGTTACTTGAGGATTCCATGCGATATAGTACATGTATAGACTTTCACCCACCTCCACTATACTTGACGGCATAATACCACTATCATCAAAAGTGCCAAGCGCACCGTGCTCTAGTAATGGAGTCTTTTCTACATACACAACACGTCTTGAATCAAAATCATAATCTAAATAAAATGGATAAGTCTTTCCGTCTTCATCTCTCGCTGAAAAATAAATTCTTTGAACGGCTCCATCTCCTGATTTATATATAAATGGAATTTGAGCATGTGAAAACATCTTTGAACTCTCACCATTTGCACAAAATACTTTACCTTGTTTTAACCAATTCAATTTATATCCCTCTCAATCTATTACTAGGAACCCGAGACTTCTCTGTTTCACTAGGTGAAAAAACAGCCCTATCCTCTGTATTACTTAAAATCAAAGACCCTGCACCAATCACATTCTCTTCGCCAATTTGAACATTGTCCCTAATCGTTGCATTAACTCCAACAAAGCTAAGACTACCTAAAGTTACACTGCCCGAAATAACTGCATGGGAGGCAATAAAACAGTGATCTTCAATCTTTGAATGATGCCCTATATGATTCCCACTCCACAAAATACAATTATCACCAATCTTAGTAAACGGCTGAATTACATTGTTTTCAAAAATAAAACAATTTTCCCCTACAGGTGTTCCATAGTATGTTGCCTTTGAGCTGATATAACTAACCAGGCTATAGCCTTTAGACTTCGCGTCTAAAAATTTTTCTTTGCGTGCTTTATTTACTTTTGCATAACTTATTGGAATAAAAAGTGAATATTCGTCCGGAGGATAATTCTCAATAATGTCCTCATAGGCTACAACTGGCAACCCAGAAAAAGAATCCTCGCTCATAAATGCTGCATCTACCGTAAACCCTACAACATCATGCACACTGTCATTTTCTAGGTAGAAGTGGGCAATCTCAGCTATCTGCCCTATCCCAAAGATAATTACTTTAGCCACACACCCTCCAAAAAGGTCATTTAATTAGTTAACGAATAGTTATTTAGAGCATGTTTAATGTTTGATTTATCATTAAACATCAAGATATCAATAATAGACAAATTTGGTACAAATTCATTTTGAAACTGTTTGTATTCTATTTTAAGCGACTCTAAAAAATAAAGCTCTAATCCATTCTGTCGGAAAGCTCCACTTTCGTAAAGAGACCTTCCCCCTATTGCATTAACATACTCTGTTGCCTGCATTTTTTTACATATCTCAATAATCTTATCTTGTGATTTAAGAGTGTTGTTTTTCTCAATCTGACTCGAATAAATAAAATGAGTATAAATTCCCATATATTCAGATAATTTAAATAAAGAATAACCTATGAACCTTGCTAAGTTTTTTTCATTCTGCATAAGAATATCTTTTAAAATAGGGAAAACATCTTGATAGTAAGGCGCGTTCTGATAATTTATTTCTATTAATTTTAAGATTTCGCTGGCGTTTTCACCAACTTCAGTTTCATTAATTAATTTATTTTGACTTGCTTTTACTAATTGCAACGTAAATCGTTTGGGCTCAGCATCAACTAAAATGTTATTTCTATTAATAAATCCTTTTTTAATGAAATTTACATCATCAAAAATCACAAATTGTTCAACTGCATTTATTAATTGCCAATAACCTATATATGGGAATAGATATGGTTGCATAATAGCTACTTTCATAAAGCACCTTTAATTATATTGGTTACTTTTACAGTCGCTGACTGGGCTAAACCTGGATACATCGGTAGACAAAGGATTCGGCTAGCTAT
Encoded here:
- a CDS encoding acetyltransferase, coding for MAKVIIFGIGQIAEIAHFYLENDSVHDVVGFTVDAAFMSEDSFSGLPVVAYEDIIENYPPDEYSLFIPISYAKVNKARKEKFLDAKSKGYSLVSYISSKATYYGTPVGENCFIFENNVIQPFTKIGDNCILWSGNHIGHHSKIEDHCFIASHAVISGSVTLGSLSFVGVNATIRDNVQIGEENVIGAGSLILSNTEDRAVFSPSETEKSRVPSNRLRGI
- a CDS encoding WbqC family protein, with translation MKVAIMQPYLFPYIGYWQLINAVEQFVIFDDVNFIKKGFINRNNILVDAEPKRFTLQLVKASQNKLINETEVGENASEILKLIEINYQNAPYYQDVFPILKDILMQNEKNLARFIGYSLFKLSEYMGIYTHFIYSSQIEKNNTLKSQDKIIEICKKMQATEYVNAIGGRSLYESGAFRQNGLELYFLESLKIEYKQFQNEFVPNLSIIDILMFNDKSNIKHALNNYSLTN